From Pongo pygmaeus isolate AG05252 chromosome 1, NHGRI_mPonPyg2-v2.0_pri, whole genome shotgun sequence, one genomic window encodes:
- the FLG gene encoding filaggrin translates to MSTLLENIFAIINLFKQYSKKDKNTDTLSKKELKELLEKEFRQILKNPDDPDTVDVFMDHLDIDHNKKIDFTEFLLMVFKLAQAYYESTRKDNLPISGHKHREHSHHHKHEDDKEEENKENRKRRPSLERRNNRKGNKGRSKSPRETGGKRHESSSEKKERKGYSPTHREEEYGKNHHKSSKKEKNKTENTRLEDNRKKLSERPEEKEDKEGVGYDYENIGRMTEKWTESGHIDTYYTFQDEAYDTTDNLLEENKIYERSSSSDDESSLQVNRSIHENLSQVPLQESRTRRRRGSSVSQDSGSEGHSEDSQRWSGSASRNHHGSAQEQSTDGSRHPGYHQEDRASHGHSADSSKQSGTHHAETFSRGQATSSHEQAKSSPGERHGSHHQQSADNSRHSGIGHGQGSSAFRDSGHRGSSSNQASDSEGHSEDSDTQSVSGHGHAGPRQQSHQESAHGRSGERSGHSGSFPYQVSTHEQSEYAHGQPGPRTGGRQGSHHEQARDRSRHAASQEGQDNIHGHPGSSRGGRQGSHHEQLVDSSGHSGSHHNHNTSQGRSDASHGQSRSRSASRQTRNEEQSGDDSRHSGSHHHEPSSTRADSSRHSQSGQGKSAGSRTRRHQGPSVSQDSDSEEHSEDSERQPGSASRNHYGSAQKQSRDGSRHTESQEEDRAGHRHSADSSRQSGTHYAETSSRGKAVSSQEQARSSPGERHGSHHHQSADTSRHSGTGQRQASSAVSDHGHPGSSGSQANHSQGHSEDSDTQSVSPHGQAGAHRQSHQESAHGRSGERSGRSGSFPHQVDTHEQSESAHGRTGPSTGGRQGSRLKQARDRSRHAASQESQDTIRGHTGSSRGGRQGYHHQQSVDSSEHSGSYHSHKTSQGRSDASRGQSGSRSTSRQTRNEEQPGHGSWHSGSRHHEASTQAHSSRYSQSGQGESVGSRTSRRQGSSVSQDTDSEGHPENSERRSGSASRNHYGSSREQSRDGSRHPGSHQEDRAGHGHSADSSRKSGTHHAETSSRGQAVSSQEQARSSPGERHRSRHQQSADSHRHSGTGRRQASSAVRDSGHRGPIGSQASHSEGHSEDSDTQSVSAHGQPRPHQQSHQESARGQSREWSGRSGSFPYQVSTHKQSESTHGRTRPSTGGRQGSRHEQARDSSRHAASQQGQDTIHGHPGSSRGGRQGSHHEQLVDSSEHSGSHHRHNTSQGRSEASRRQSGSRSASRKTRNEEQSGDSSRHSGSHHHQASTQADSFRHSQSGQGESVGSRTSRRQGYSVSQDSDSEGHSEDSETRPGSASRNHYGSAQEQSRDGSRHPGSHQEDRAGHEHSADNSRQSGTHHAETSSRGQAVSSQEQARSSPGERHRSRHQQSADSSRHSGTGRRQASSAVRDSGHPGSSGSQARDSEGHSEDSDTQSVSAHGQAGPHQQSHKESAHGRSGESSGRSGSFPYQVSTHEQSESAHGRTGPSTGGRQGSHHEQAQDSSRHAASQEGQDTIRGHPGSSRGGRQGSHHEQSVHSSEYSGSHHSHNTSQGRSDASHGQTGSRSASRQTRNEEQSGHGSRHSGSRHHEAYARADSSRHSQLGQGESVGSRTSRRQGSSVSQDSDSEGHSEDSETWPGSASRNHYGSGREQARDGSRHPGSHQEDRASHGHSADSSRQSGTHYAETSSRGQAVSSQEQARSSPGERHGSRHQQSADSSRHSGTGHGQASSAVRDSGHRGPIGSQASHSEGHSEDSDTQSVSAHGQAGPHQQSHQESAHGRSGESSGRSGSFPYHVSTHEQSESVHGRTHPSTGGRQGSHHEQAQDSSRHAASQEGQDTIRGHPGSSRGGRQGSHHKQSVHSSEYSGSHHSHNTSQGRSDASHGQSGSRSASRQTRNEEQSRHGSRHSGSRHHEAYTWADSSRHSQLGQGESVGSRTSRRQGSSVSQDSDSEGHSEDSETRPGSASRNHYGSSREQARDGSRHPGSHQEDRAGHGHSADSSRQSGTHYTQTSSRGQAVSSQEQARSSPGERHGSRHQQSADSSRHSGTGHGQASSAVRDSGHRGPIGSQASHSEGHSEDSDTQSVSAHGQAGPHQQRHQESARGWSGERSGRSGSFLYQVSTHEQSESVHARTGPSTVGRQGSRHEQTRDSSRHAASQQGQDTIRGHPGSSRGGKQGSHHEQLVDSSEHSGSHHSHNTSQGKSEASRRQSGSRSTSRQTRNEEQSGDSSQHTGSHHHEASTRADSSRHSQSGQGGSVGSRTSRHQGSGVSQDSEGHSENSERWSGSASRNHYGSAREQSRDGSRHPGSHQEERAGHGHSADSSRQSGTHHAETSSRGQAVSSQEQARSSPGERHRSHHQQSADSSRHSGTGRRQASSAVRDSGHPGSSGSQARDSEGHSEDSDTQSVSAHGQDGPHQQSHQESAHGWSGERSGRSGSFPYQVSTHEQSESVHGRTHPSTGGRQGSHHEQAQDSSRHAASQEGQDTIRGNPGSSRGGRQGSHHEQSVHSSEYSRSHHSHNTSQGRSDASRGQSGSRSASRQTHNEEQSGDGARHSVSRHHEAYTRADSSRHSQLGQGESVGSRTSRHQGPSVSQDSDSEGHSEDSEKRPGSASRNHYGSAREQARDGSRHPGSHQEERAGHGYSADSSRQSGTHHAETSSHGQAVSSQEQARSSPGERHRSHHQQSADSSRHSGTGRRQASSAVRDSGHPGSSGSQASDSEGHSEDSDTQSVSAHGQAGPHQQSHQESARGRSGERSGRTGSFPYQVSTHEQSESAHGQTGPSTGGRQGSRHEQPRDSSRHAASQEDQDTIRGHPGSSRGGRQGSLHEQSVDSSEYSRSHHSHNTSQGRSDASHGQSGSRSASRKTHNEEQSGDGTRHSGSGHYEAYTQADSSRHSQAGQGESVGSRTSRHQGPSVSQDSDSEGHSEDSETRPGSASRNHYGSAQEQSRDGSRHPGSQQEDRASHGHSADSSRQSGTHHAETSSRGQAVSSQEQARSSPGERHGSRHHQSADSSRHSGTGQGQASSAIRDSGHRGPIGSQASHSEGHSEDSDTQSVSPHGQPRPHQQSHQESARGQSGEKSGHSGSFLYQVSTHEQSESTHGRTRPSTGGRQGSRHEKARDSSRHAASQEGQDTIRGHPGSSRGGRQESHHEQSVDSSEHSGSHHSHNTSQGRSDASRGQSGSRSASRQTRNEEQSGHGSRHSGSRHHEVYTQAKSSRHSQSGQGESVGSKTSRWQGSSVSQDSDSEGHSEDSERWSESASRNHYGSSREQSRDGSRHPGSHQEERAGHGHSVDSSRQSGTHHAETSSHGQAVSSQEQARSSPGERHRSHHQQSADSSRHSGTGRRQASSAVRDSGHPGSSGNQASDSEGHSEDSDTQSVSAHEQAGPHQQSHQESARGRSGERSGRSGSFPYQVSTHEQSESAHGRTGPSTGGRQGSRHEQARDSSRHAASQEGQDTIRGHPGSSRGGRQGSHHEQSVHSSEHSGSHLSHNTSQGRSDASRGQSGSRSASRQTRDEEQIGDGSRHSGSRHHEASTQANSSRHSQSGQGESVGSRTSRRQGSSVSQDSDSEGHSEDSERRSESASRNHHGSSQEQSRDGSRHPGSYYHDTASHVQSSSVQSDSSTTKEHGHFSSLSQDSAYRSGIQSRGSPPSSSSYHYQSEHAERQKGQSGLVWRHGSYGSADYDYGESGFRHSQHGSVSYNSNPVVFKERSDICKASAFGKDHLRYYATYINKDPGLYGHSSDISKQLGFSQSQRYYYYE, encoded by the exons ATGTCTACTCTCCTGGAAAACATCTTTGCCATAATTAATCTTTTCAAGCAAtattcaaaaaaagataaaaacactgACACATTGAGCAAAAAAGAGCTGAAGGAACTTCTGGAAAAGGAATTTCGGCAAATCCTGAAG AATCCAGATGACCCAGATACGGTTGACGTCTTCATGGATCACTTGGATATAGACCACAACAAGAAAATTGACTTCACTGAGTTTCTTCTGATGGTATTCAAGTTGGCTCAAGCATACTATGAATCTACCAGAAAAGATAATTTACCGATATCAGGACACAAGCACAGAGAGCACAGTCATCATCATAAACATGAAGAtgataaagaggaagaaaacaaagaaaacagaaaaagacgcCCAAGTCTGGAAAGAAGAAACAATAGAAAAGGGAATAAGGGAAGATCCAAGAGCCCAAGAGAAACAGGGGGGAAAAGGCATGAATCTagttctgaaaaaaaagaaagaaaaggatactCACCTACTCATAGAGAAGAAGAATATGGAAAAAACCATCACAAGTcaagtaaaaaagagaaaaacaagactGAAAATACTAGACTAGAAGACAATAGGAAGAAACTAAGTGAAAGACCtgaagagaaagaagacaaagaaggagtAGGATATGATTATGAAAATATAGGAAGAATGACTGAAAAATGGACAGAATCAGGCCATATTGACACATATTACACATTCCAGGATGAAGCCTATGACACCACTGATAatctattagaagaaaacaaaatatatgaaagatcAAGTTCATCTGATGACGAATCGTCATTGCAAGTCAACAGGTCAATACATGAAAACCTAAGCCAGGTACCACTGCAGGAGTCCAGGACAAGGAGGCGTAGGGGATccagtgttagccaggacagtggCAGTGAGGGACACTCAGAAGACTCTCAGAGGTGGTCTGGGTCTGCTTCCAGAAACCATCATGGATCTGCTCAGGAGCAGTCAACAGATGGCTCCAGACACCCCGGGTACCATCAAGAAGACAGAGCCAGTCACGGGCACTCTGCAGACAGCTCCAAACAATCAGGAACTCATCACGCAGAGACTTTCTCCCGTGGACAGGCTACGTCATCACATGAACAGGCAAAATCAAGTCCAGGAGAAAGACACGGATCCCACCACCAGCAGTCAGCAGACAACTCCAGACACTCAGGCATTGGGCACGGACAAGGTTCATCTGCATTCAGAGACAGTGGACACCGGGGGTCCAGCAGTAATCAGGCCAGTGACAGTGAAGGACATTCAGAAGACTCAGACACACAATCAGTGTCAGGCCATGGACATGCTGGGCCTAGACAGCAGAGCCACCAAGAGTCTGCACATGGCCGGTCAGGGGAAAGGTCTGGACATTCAGGGTCTTTCCCCTACCAGGTGAGCACTCATGAACAGTCTGAGTACGCCCATGGACAGCCTGGGCCCAGGACTGGTGGAAGACAAGGATCCCACCACGAGCAAGCACGAGACAGGTCCAGGCACGCAGCATCCCAAGAGGGTCAGGACAACATTCATGGACACCCGGGGTCAAGcagaggaggaaggcagggatCTCACCACGAGCAACTGGTAGACAGCTCTGGACATTCAGGGTCCCATCACAACCACAACACATCCCAGGGAAGGTCTGATGCATCCCACGGGCAGTCAAGATCCAGAAGTGCAAGCAGACAAACACGTAATGAGGAACAATCAGGAGACGACTCCAGACACTCAGGGTCGCATCACCATGAACCTTCTTCCACTCGGGCCGACAGCTCTAGACACTCACAGTCGGGCCAGGGAAAATCAGCGGGGTCCAGGACAAGAAGGCACCAGGGACccagtgttagccaggacagtgaCAGTGAGGAACATTCAGAAGACTCTGAGAGGCAGCCTGGATCTGCTTCCAGAAACCATTATGGATCTGCTCAGAAGCAGTCAAGAGATGGCTCCAGACACACTGAGTCCCAGGAAGAAGACAGAGCCGGTCACAGGCACTCTGCAGACAGCTCCAGACAATCAGGCACTCATTACGCAGAGACTTCCTCTCGTGGAAAGGCTGTGTCATCCCAGGAACAGGCAAGATCAAGTCCCGGAGAAAGACATGGATCCCACCACCACCAGTCAGCAGACACCTCAAGACACTCAGGGACTGGGCAAAGACAAGCTTCATCTGCAGTCAGCGACCATGGACACCCAGGGTCCAGTGGTAGTCAGGCCAATCACAGTCAGGGACACTCAGAAGACTCAGACACACAGTCAGTATCACCCCACGGACAGGCTGGGGCCCATCGGCAGAGCCACCAAGAGTCCGCACATGGCCGGTCAGGGGAAAGGTCTGGACGTTCAGGGTCTTTCCCCCACCAGGTGGACACTCATGAACAGTCTGAGTCTGCCCATGGACGGACCGGGCCCAGCACTGGAGGAAGACAAGGATCCCGCCTCAAGCAGGCACGAGACAGATCCAGGCACGCAGCATCCCAAGAGAGTCAAGACACCATTCGTGGACACACAGGGTCAAGCAGAGGAGGAAGGCAGGGGTACCACCATCAGCAATCGGTAGACAGCTCTGAACACTCAGGGTCCTATCACAGCCACAAAACATCCCAGGGAAGGTCTGATGCATCCCGTGGGCAGTCAGGATCCAGAAGTACAAGCAGACAAACACGTAATGAGGAACAACCAGGACACGGCTCCTGGCACTCAGGTTCACGTCACCACGAGGCATCCACTCAGGCTCACAGCTCCAGATACTCACAGTCGGGCCAGGGAGAATCAGTGGGGTCCAGGACAAGCAGGCGCCAGGGATCCAGTGTTAGCCAGGACACTGACAGTGAGGGACATCCAGAAAACTCTGAGAGGCGGTCTGGGTCTGCTTCCAGAAACCATTATGGATCTTCTCGGGAGCAGTCAAGAGATGGCTCAAGACACCCCGGGTCCCATCAAGAAGACAGAGCCGGTCACGGGCACTCTGCAGACAGCTCCAGAAAATCGGGCACTCATCACGCAGAGACTTCCTCCCGTGGACAGGCTGTGTCATCCCAGGAACAGGCAAGATCAAGTCCCGGAGAAAGACACAGATCCCGCCACCAGCAGTCAGCAGACAGCCACAGACACTCAGGCACTGGGCGCAGACAAGCTTCATCTGCAGTCAGAGACAGTGGACACCGAGGGCCCATTGGTAGTCAGGCCAGTCACAGTGAGGGACATTCAGAAGACTCAGACACACAGTCAGTGTCAGCACACGGACAGCCTAGGCCCCATCAGCAGAGCCACCAAGAGTCCGCACGTGGCCAGTCAAGGGAATGGTCTGGACGTTCAGGGTCTTTCCCCTACCAGGTGAGCACTCATAAACAGTCTGAGTCCACCCATGGACGGACCAGGCCGAGCACGGGAGGAAGACAAGGATCCCGCCATGAGCAGGCACGAGACAGCTCCAGGCACGCAGCATCGCAACAGGGTCAGGACACCATTCATGGACACCCAGGGTCAAGCAGAGGAGGAAGGCAGGGGTCCCACCACGAACAATTGGTAGACAGCTCTGAACACTCAGGGTCCCATCACAGACACAACACATCCCAGGGAAGGTCTGAGGCATCCCGTCGGCAGTCAGGATCCAGAAGTGCAAGTAGAAAAACACGTAATGAGGAACAATCAGGAGACAGCTCCCGGCACTCAGGATCGCATCACCACCAGGCATCCACTCAGGCCGACAGCTTCAGACACTCACAGTCAGGCCAGGGAGAATCAGTGGGGTCCAGGACAAGCAGGCGCCAGGGAtacagtgttagccaggacagtgaCAGTGAGGGACACTCAGAAGACTCTGAGACGCGGCCTGGGTCTGCTTCCAGAAACCATTATGGATCTGCTCAGGAGCAGTCAAGGGATGGCTCCAGACACCCCGGGTCCCATCAAGAAGACAGAGCCGGTCACGAGCACTCTGCAGACAACTCCAGGCAATCAGGCACTCATCACGCAGAGACTTCCTCCCGTGGACAGGCTGTGTCATCCCAGGAACAGGCAAGATCAAGTCCTGGAGAAAGACACAGATCGCGCCACCAGCAGTCAGCAGACAGCTCCAGACACTCAGGCACTGGGCGCAGACAAGCTTCATCTGCAGTCAGAGACAGTGGACACCCAGGGTCCAGTGGTAGTCAGGCCAGAGACAGTGAGGGACATTCAGAAGACTCAGACACACAGTCAGTGTCAGCCCATGGACAGGCTGGGCCCCATCAGCAGAGCCACAAAGAGTCCGCACATGGCCGGTCAGGGGAAAGCTCTGGACGTTCAGGGTCTTTCCCCTACCAGGTGAGCACTCATGAACAGTCTGAGTCCGCCCATGGACGGACTGGGCCCAGCACTGGAGGAAGACAAGGATCCCACCACGAGCAGGCACAAGACAGCTCCAGGCATGCAGCATCGCAAGAGGGTCAGGACACCATTCGTGGACACCCGGGGTCAAGCAGAGGAGGAAGGCAGGGGTCCCACCACGAGCAATCAGTACACAGCTCTGAATACTCAGGGTCCCATCACAGCCACAACACATCCCAAGGAAGGTCTGATGCATCCCATGGGCAGACAGGATCCAGAAGTGCAAGCAGACAAACACGTAATGAGGAACAATCAGGACATGGCTCCCGGCACTCAGGGTCGCGTCACCACGAGGCCTACGCTCGGGCCGACAGCTCCAGACACTCACAGTTGGGCCAGGGAGAATCAGTGGGGTCCAGGACAAGCAGGCGCCAGGGATccagtgttagccaggacagtgaCAGTGAGGGACACTCAGAAGACTCTGAGACGTGGCCTGGGTCTGCTTCCAGAAACCATTATGGATCTGGTCGGGAGCAGGCAAGAGATGGCTCCAGACACCCCGGGTCCCATCAAGAAGACAGAGCCAGTCACGGGCACTCTGCAGACAGCTCCAGGCAATCAGGCACTCATTACGCAGAAACTTCCTCTCGTGGACAGGCTGTGTCATCCCAGGAACAGGCAAGATCAAGTCCCGGAGAAAGACACGGATCCCGCCACCAGCAGTCAGCAGACAGCTCCAGACACTCGGGCACTGGGCACGGACAAGCTTCATCTGCAGTCAGAGACAGTGGACACCGAGGGCCCATTGGTAGTCAGGCCAGTCACAGTGAGGGACATTCAGAAGACTCAGACACACAGTCAGTGTCAGCCCATGGACAGGCTGGGCCCCATCAGCAGAGCCACCAAGAGTCCGCACATGGCCGGTCAGGGGAAAGCTCTGGACGTTCAGGGTCTTTCCCCTACCATGTGAGCACTCATGAACAGTCTGAGTCCGTCCATGGACGGACCCATCCCAGCACTGGAGGAAGACAAGGATCCCACCACGAGCAGGCACAAGACAGCTCCAGGCATGCAGCATCGCAAGAGGGTCAGGACACCATTCGTGGACACCCGGGGTCAAGCAGAGGAGGAAGGCAGGGGTCCCACCATAAGCAATCAGTACACAGCTCTGAATACTCAGGGTCCCATCACAGCCACAACACATCCCAAGGAAGGTCTGATGCATCCCATGGGCAGTCAGGATCCAGAAGTGCAAGCAGACAAACACGTAATGAGGAACAATCAAGACATGGCTCCCGGCACTCAGGGTCGCGTCACCACGAGGCCTACACTTGGGCCGACAGCTCCAGACACTCACAGTTGGGCCAGGGAGAATCAGTGGGGTCCAGGACAAGTAGGCGCCAGGGATccagtgttagccaggacagtgaCAGTGAGGGACACTCAGAAGACTCTGAGACGCGGCCTGGGTCTGCTTCCAGAAACCATTATGGATCTTCTCGGGAGCAGGCAAGAGATGGCTCAAGACACCCCGGGTCCCATCAAGAAGACAGAGCCGGTCACGGGCACTCTGCAGACAGCTCCAGGCAATCAGGCACTCATTACACACAGACTTCCTCTCGTGGACAGGCTGTGTCATCCCAGGAACAGGCAAGATCAAGTCCCGGAGAAAGACATGGATCCCGCCACCAGCAGTCAGCAGACAGCTCCAGACACTCAGGTACTGGGCACGGACAAGCTTCATCTGCAGTCAGAGACAGTGGACACCGAGGGCCCATTGGTAGTCAGGCCAGTCACAGTGAGGGACATTCAGAAGACTCAGACACACAGTCAGTGTCAGCCCATGGACAGGCTGGGCCCCATCAGCAGAGGCACCAAGAGTCCGCACGTGGCTGGTCAGGGGAAAGGTCTGGACGTTCAGGGTCTTTCCTCTACCAGGTGAGCACTCATGAACAGTCTGAGTCCGTCCATGCACGGACTGGACCCAGCACTGTAGGAAGACAAGGATCCCGCCACGAGCAGACACGAGACAGCTCCAGGCACGCAGCATCGCAACAGGGTCAGGACACCATTCGTGGACACCCGGGGTCAAGCAGAGGAGGAAAGCAGGGGTCCCACCACGAGCAATTGGTAGACAGCTCTGAACACTCAGGGTCCCATCACAGCCACAACACATCCCAGGGAAAGTCTGAGGCATCCCGTCGGCAGTCAGGATCCAGAAGTACAAGCAGACAAACACGTAACGAGGAACAATCAGGAGATAGCTCCCAGCACACAGGATCTCATCACCATGAGGCATCCACTCGGGCCGACAGCTCCAGACACTCACAGTCGGGCCAGGGAGGATCAGTGGGGTCCAGGACAAGCAGGCACCAGGGATccggtgttagccaggacagtgaGGGACACTCAGAAAACTCTGAGAGGTGGTCTGGGTCTGCTTCTAGAAACCACTATGGATCTGCTCGGGAGCAGTCAAGAGATGGCTCCAGACACCCTGGGTCCCATCAAGAAGAAAGAGCCGGTCATGGGCACTCTGCAGACAGCTCCAGACAATCAGGCACTCATCACGCAGAGACTTCCTCCCGTGGACAGGCTGTGTCATCCCAGGAACAGGCAAGATCAAGTCCTGGAGAAAGACACAGATCCCACCACCAGCAGTCAGCAGACAGCTCCAGACACTCAGGCACTGGGCGCAGACAAGCTTCATCTGCAGTCAGAGACAGTGGACACCCAGGGTCCAGTGGTAGTCAGGCCAGAGACAGTGAGGGACATTCAGAAGACTCAGACACACAGTCAGTGTCAGCCCATGGACAGGATGGGCCCCATCAGCAGAGCCACCAAGAGTCCGCACATGGCTGGTCAGGGGAAAGGTCTGGACGTTCAGGGTCTTTCCCCTACCAGGTGAGCACTCATGAACAGTCTGAGTCCGTCCATGGACGGACCCATCCCAGCACTGGAGGAAGACAAGGATCCCACCACGAGCAGGCACAAGACAGCTCCAGGCATGCAGCATCGCAAGAGGGTCAGGACACCATTCGTGGAAACCCGGGTTCAAGCAGAGGAGGAAGGCAGGGGTCCCACCACGAGCAATCAGTACACAGCTCTGAATACTCACGGTCCCATCACAGCCACAACACATCCCAAGGAAGGTCTGATGCATCCCGTGGGCAGTCAGGATCCAGAAGTGCAAGCAGACAAACACATAATGAGGAACAATCAGGAGATGGCGCCAGGCACTCAGTTTCACGTCACCACGAGGCATACACTCGGGCCGACAGCTCCAGACACTCACAGTTGGGCCAGGGAGAATCAGTGGGGTCCAGGACAAGCAGGCACCAGGGACccagtgttagccaggacagtgaCAGTGAGGGACACTCAGAAGACTCTGAGAAGCGGCCTGGGTCTGCTTCCAGAAACCATTATGGATCTGCTCGGGAGCAGGCAAGAGATGGCTCCAGACACCCCGGGTCCCATCAAGAAGAAAGAGCCGGTCACGGGTACTCTGCAGACAGCTCCAGACAATCAGGCACTCATCACGCAGAGACTTCCTCCCATGGACAGGCTGTGTCATCCCAGGAACAGGCAAGATCAAGCCCCGGAGAAAGACACAGATCCCACCACCAGCAGTCAGCAGACAGCTCCAGACACTCAGGCACTGGGCGCAGACAAGCTTCATCTGCAGTCAGAGACAGTGGACACCCAGGGTCCAGTGGTAGTCAGGCCAGTGACAGTGAGGGACATTCAGAAGACTCAGACACACAGTCAGTTTCAGCCCATGGACAGGCTGGGCCCCATCAGCAGAGCCACCAAGAGTCCGCACGTGGCCGGTCAGGGGAAAGGTCTGGACGTACAGGGTCTTTCCCCTACCAGGTGAGCACTCATGAACAGTCTGAGTCCGCCCATGGACAGACCGGGCCCAGCACGGGAGGAAGACAAGGATCCCGCCATGAGCAGCCACGAGACAGCTCCAGGCACGCAGCATCACAAGAGGATCAGGACACCATTCGTGgacacccaggctcaagcagagGAGGAAGGCAAGGGTCCCTCCACGAGCAATCGGTAGACAGCTCTGAATACTCACGGTCCCATCACAGCCACAACACATCCCAGGGAAGGTCTGATGCATCCCATGGGCAGTCAGGATCCAGAAGTGCAAGCAGAAAAACACATAATGAGGAACAATCAGGAGATGGCACCAGGCACTCAGGGTCAGGTCACTACGAGGCATACACTCAGGCCGACAGCTCCAGACACTCACAGGCAGGTCAGGGAGAATCAGTGGGTTCCAGGACAAGCAGGCACCAGGGACccagtgttagccaggacagtgaCAGTGAGGGACACTCAGAAGACTCTGAGACGCGGCCTGGGTCTGCTTCCAGAAACCATTATGGATCTGCTCAGGAGCAGTCAAGAGATGGCTCCAGACACCCCGGGTCCCAACAAGAAGACAGAGCCAGTCATGGGCACTCTGCAGACAGCTCCAGGCAATCAGGCACTCATCACGCAGAGACTTCCTCTCGTGGACAGGCTGTATCATCCCAGGAACAGGCAAGATCAAGTCCTGGAGAAAGACATGGATCCCGCCACCACCAGTCAGCAGACAGCTCCAGACACTCAGGCACTGGGCAGGGACAAGCTTCATCTGCAATCAGAGACAGTGGACACCGAGGGCCCATTGGTAGTCAGGCCAGTCACAGTGAGGGACATTCAGAAGACTCAGACACACAGTCAGTGTCACCCCACGGACAGCCTAGGCCCCATCAGCAGAGCCACCAAGAGTCTGCACGTGGTCAGTCAGGGGAAAAGTCTGGACATTCAGGGTCTTTCCTCTACCAGGTGAGCACTCACGAACAGTCTGAGTCCACCCATGGACGGACCAGGCCCAGCACGGGAGGAAGACAAGGATCCCGCCATGAGAAGGCACGAGACAGCTCCAGGCATGCAGCATCGCAAGAGGGTCAGGACACCATTCGTGGACACCCAGGGTCAAGCAGAGGAGGAAGGCAGGAGTCCCACCACGAGCAATCAGTAGACAGCTCTGAACACTCAGGGTCCCATCACAGCCACAACACATCCCAGGGAAGGTCTGATGCATCCCGTGGGCAGTCAGGATCCAGAAGTGCAAGTAGACAAACACGTAACGAGGAACAATCAGGACATGGCTCCCGGCACTCAGGGTCGCGTCACCACGAGGTATACACTCAGGCCAAAAGCTCCAGACACTCACAGTCGGGCCAGGGAGAATCAGTGGGGTCCAAAACAAGCAGGTGGCAGGGATccagtgttagccaggacagtgaCAGTGAGGGACACTCGGAAGACTCTGAGAGGTGGTCTGAGTCTGCTTCCAGAAACCATTATGGATCTTCTCGGGAGCAGTCAAGAGATGGCTCCAGACACCCTGGGTCCCATCAAGAAGAAAGAGCCGGTCACGGGCACTCTGTTGACAGCTCCAGACAATCAGGCACTCATCACGCAGAGACTTCCTCCCATGGACAGGCTGTGTCATCCCAGGAACAGGCAAGATCAAGCCCCGGAGAAAGACACAGATCCCACCACCAGCAGTCAGCAGACAGCTCCAGACACTCAGGCACTGGGCGCAGACAAGCTTCATCTGCAGTCAGAGACAGTGGACACCCAGGGTCCAGTGGTAATCAGGCCAGTGACAGTGAGGGACATTCAGAAGACTCAGACACACAGTCAGTGTCAGCCCATGAACAGGCTGGGCCCCATCAGCAGAGCCACCAAGAGTCCGCACGTGGCCGGTCAGGGGAAAGGTCTGGACGTTCAGGGTCTTTCCCCTACCAGGTGAGCACTCATGAACAGTCTGAGTCCGCCCATGGACGGACTGGGCCCAGCACTGGAGGAAGACAAGGATCCCGCCACGAGCAGGCACGAGACAGCTCCAGGCATGCAGCATCGCAAGAGGGTCAGGACACCATTCGTGGACACCCAGGGTCAAGCAGAGGAGGAAGGCAGGGGTCCCACCATGAGCAATCAGTACACAGCTCTGAACACTCAGGGTCCCATCTGAGCCACAACACATCCCAGGGAAGGTCTGATGCATCCCGTGGGCAGTCAGGATCCAGAAGTGCAAGCAGACAAACACGTGATGAGGAACAGATAGGAGACGGCTCCAGGCACTCAGGGTCACGTCACCATGAGGCTTCCACTCAGGCCAACAGCTCTAGACACTCACAGTCCGGCCAGGGAGAATCAGTGGGGTCCAGGACAAGCAGGCGCCAGGGATccagtgttagccaggacagtgaCAGTGAGGGACACTCAGAGGACTCTGAGAGGCGGTCTGAGTCTGCTTCCAGAAACCATCATGGATCTTCTCAGGAGCAGTCAAGAGATGGCTCCAGACACCCCGGATCCTATTACCACGATACAGCCAGTCATGTACAGTCTTCATCTGTACAGTCAGACTCTAGTACCACTAAGGAACATGGTCACTTTAGTAGTCTTTCACAAGATTCTGCATATCGTTCAGGAATACAGTCACGTGGCAGTCCTCCCAGTTCTAGTTCTTATCATTATCAATCTGAGCACGCTGAAAGGCAAAAAGGTCAATCAGGTTTAGTTTGGAGACATGGCAGCTATGGTAGTGCAGATTATGATTATGGTGAATCTGGGTTTAGACACTCTCAGCATGGAAGTGTTAGTTACAATTCCAATCCTGTTGTTTTCAAGGAAAGATCTGATATCTGTAAAGCAAGTGCATTTGGTAAAGATCATCTAAGGTATTATGCAACGTATATTAATAAGGACCCAGGTTTATATGGCCATTCTAGTGATATATCAAAACAACTGGGATTTAGTCAGTCACAGAGATACTATTACTATGAGTAA